A genomic segment from Wolbachia endosymbiont of Ctenocephalides felis wCfeF encodes:
- a CDS encoding Flavin prenyltransferase UbiX: MNSRIVIGISGASGSIYGVRILEVLRDADYETHLVISRAGKTTLAHEVAERLEDITSLADFYYSEEKIGEKIASGSFETLGMIIAPCSMKTMSEIASGVTSNLLTRAADVTLKERRKLVLMVRESPLHLGHLRNMLKLTEMGAIIAPPMPAFYIKPKSLEDIINHSIGKVLSLFDIKLPGFKEWQGV, from the coding sequence GTGAATAGCAGAATTGTAATTGGGATAAGTGGAGCATCTGGTTCTATTTATGGTGTGCGTATTTTAGAAGTGCTAAGAGATGCCGACTATGAAACTCATTTAGTAATAAGTCGCGCTGGAAAAACCACTCTGGCTCATGAAGTTGCAGAAAGACTTGAGGACATCACATCACTTGCAGATTTTTACTATTCTGAAGAAAAAATAGGAGAAAAAATAGCGAGCGGTTCGTTTGAAACTTTAGGAATGATTATTGCTCCATGTTCTATGAAAACAATGTCTGAAATTGCGTCAGGCGTTACCTCTAACCTATTAACAAGAGCTGCAGATGTAACGCTAAAAGAAAGAAGGAAATTAGTTCTTATGGTGCGAGAGTCGCCACTGCATCTTGGTCATTTACGAAATATGTTAAAATTGACGGAGATGGGGGCAATTATTGCTCCGCCAATGCCAGCTTTTTATATTAAACCGAAATCTTTGGAGGACATTATAAATCATTCTATTGGCAAAGTATTAAGTTTATTTGATATTAAATTACCTGGCTTCAAAGAATGGCAAGGAGTATAG
- a CDS encoding Exodeoxyribonuclease III, which translates to MLKIATWNVNSVRKRVEQLCSFIIDSQIDIILLQEIKCTEEQFPYVEIEKLGYECAVYGQVARNGVCVLSKHPILEKFKIDIVEGYQEARYIECKVKYNHQKIKVGSVYVPNGQSPDSHAFAYKLKFFDNLHERMSYLLENEELTIIAGDYNVAPDEIDVFDPMLLNGQVCFHIKEREKLRAILNLGFKDAFRTSHPNLQQFTWWHYQGSSLRNNQGMRIDHMLLSPQAIDRLETCYIDSRLRKLESPSDHTPVVCVMNPQAEEKNAAAQ; encoded by the coding sequence ATGCTAAAAATTGCCACTTGGAATGTCAACTCTGTACGCAAAAGAGTTGAGCAGCTCTGTAGTTTCATAATTGATAGTCAGATAGATATAATTCTGCTGCAAGAGATAAAGTGCACGGAAGAGCAATTTCCTTATGTGGAAATAGAGAAGCTCGGGTATGAATGCGCCGTCTATGGGCAAGTTGCAAGAAATGGTGTTTGTGTTTTATCTAAACATCCGATACTAGAGAAATTTAAAATTGACATCGTAGAAGGCTATCAAGAAGCACGTTATATAGAGTGCAAAGTAAAGTACAATCATCAGAAGATAAAAGTAGGAAGCGTATACGTTCCAAATGGTCAAAGCCCAGACTCTCACGCGTTTGCGTATAAACTCAAGTTTTTCGATAACCTACACGAAAGAATGAGCTATTTGCTGGAGAATGAGGAGCTAACTATTATAGCTGGCGACTACAATGTTGCACCGGACGAAATTGACGTTTTTGACCCAATGTTACTGAATGGTCAAGTGTGTTTTCATATAAAAGAACGCGAGAAATTAAGGGCAATCCTGAATCTCGGGTTTAAAGACGCATTTAGGACATCCCACCCGAATTTGCAACAGTTTACCTGGTGGCACTACCAAGGCAGTTCACTAAGAAATAATCAAGGAATGCGAATAGATCATATGTTGCTATCACCGCAAGCTATTGACAGGTTGGAAACGTGTTATATAGATAGCAGGCTGCGCAAGCTGGAAAGCCCATCCGACCATACGCCAGTTGTGTGTGTTATGAATCCCCAAGCTGAAGAAAAAAACGCGGCTGCACAATAG
- a CDS encoding Acetylornithine aminotransferase has protein sequence MNHIVNAYNRFETLIVRGEGVYLFDKDGKKYLDFAAGISTTSLGHCHPYIADKLKKQSDLLWHCSNIFTIPEQERLAERLTTLTFADKVFFCSSGLEATEAAIKFIRRYFYSKGQEKRNRIITIEGGFHGRSIAAISAGGNEKSREGFAPLLSGFDKVPRNNIKALEEKISDETAAVFLEPIQSEGGVYTLDVEYLQKVREITKSQKMILCFDEVQCGYGRIGSLFHYQNIGIEPDILTCAKAMGNGFPLAACLVRNYVAEAITPGTHGSTYGGNPLAMTVGNAVLDIVLKEGFFDHVRRVSKYLKEKLLLLAEEFPRIISEIRGEGLLIGIELKAPLADKIVSQSLDKGLIMTKVLDNRVVRITPPLIVQDKHVDAACNTLYNLFFKIKDI, from the coding sequence ATGAATCACATTGTCAATGCGTACAATAGGTTTGAAACTCTTATAGTTAGGGGAGAAGGAGTATACCTTTTTGATAAAGATGGCAAAAAATATCTAGACTTTGCTGCGGGTATTTCTACAACCTCTTTAGGACATTGTCACCCATATATTGCAGATAAGCTGAAAAAGCAATCGGATCTATTATGGCACTGCTCTAATATTTTTACTATTCCCGAGCAAGAAAGGCTTGCTGAGCGTTTAACAACACTTACTTTCGCGGATAAAGTTTTTTTCTGTTCAAGCGGACTTGAAGCAACAGAGGCTGCAATTAAATTTATTCGCCGTTATTTTTATTCAAAAGGGCAAGAAAAGCGCAACCGCATTATTACAATCGAAGGGGGGTTTCATGGCCGCAGTATTGCTGCAATTTCCGCTGGAGGAAACGAAAAATCACGCGAAGGTTTTGCTCCACTCCTTTCTGGTTTTGATAAAGTGCCAAGAAATAACATTAAAGCGCTAGAGGAGAAAATCAGCGATGAAACAGCCGCTGTGTTTTTAGAGCCCATACAAAGCGAGGGTGGAGTATATACACTGGATGTAGAATACCTTCAAAAAGTAAGAGAAATAACAAAATCTCAGAAAATGATCCTATGCTTTGATGAAGTGCAATGTGGGTATGGGCGTATTGGTTCTTTATTTCATTATCAAAATATAGGAATCGAACCTGACATTTTAACTTGCGCGAAGGCTATGGGTAACGGGTTTCCCTTAGCTGCATGTTTAGTAAGAAATTATGTAGCAGAAGCGATTACTCCAGGAACTCACGGATCAACCTATGGCGGTAATCCGCTTGCCATGACTGTTGGTAACGCAGTGCTCGATATAGTGCTGAAAGAAGGCTTTTTTGACCACGTTAGAAGGGTTAGTAAATATCTAAAAGAAAAATTACTACTGTTAGCTGAAGAATTTCCAAGGATAATCTCAGAAATTCGTGGGGAGGGTTTGTTAATAGGAATAGAGCTTAAGGCTCCTTTGGCTGACAAAATTGTTAGCCAATCCCTTGACAAAGGTTTAATAATGACTAAAGTTTTAGATAATAGAGTAGTGAGAATAACACCTCCACTTATTGTGCAGGATAAACATGTGGATGCAGCGTGTAATACACTCTATAATTTGTTTTTTAAGATTAAAGATATATAA
- a CDS encoding Na(+)/H(+) antiporter NhaC — MTAFVPLFIFLILYLGSGTYFSFIGTDNPLHQVSPVICLLPALFFAISRGTNKIQHNIDTVIEGMGDKNTLTMCLIFLFSGAFSSVTQSIGSADTVANLILNFLPTRLLLPGIFLASAFISTAIGTSMGVVALMVPIAVNLAKSGAFGLEIGTATVVGGAVFGDNLSMISDTTIASVSSQGAAIKDKLKVNSKVAFIASIITLVYLAVTTDSTKIVTISNLDYLSIIKVIPYISLIIMGLLEVSTLVTLTVNIIIAGVLGTVFFDYAIIQFPHDIYNGFKKVNEIVIFALFIGGLSHIMYKQGQKALHKLIDKSDITKTKTEFVIAGIASMFTVLVANNTIAILLSGGIAKRLAQKHNIAPHRSAYLLDVFACATKGILPYGSQLLLAGSIASISPISLLTQVYYCFILAAVTIGEIIINSRHYRAAT; from the coding sequence ATGACAGCTTTTGTTCCTCTGTTTATTTTTTTAATCCTATATCTTGGAAGTGGCACTTATTTCTCCTTTATCGGAACTGATAATCCACTTCATCAGGTTTCACCGGTAATTTGTTTACTACCAGCACTATTTTTTGCCATCTCACGCGGTACAAATAAAATTCAGCACAACATCGATACTGTCATCGAGGGCATGGGCGACAAAAACACCCTTACTATGTGTTTAATTTTTCTATTTTCCGGAGCATTTTCTTCTGTTACTCAATCAATTGGTAGTGCAGACACTGTTGCTAATTTAATTCTCAATTTCCTTCCAACAAGGTTACTGTTGCCTGGAATATTTTTGGCCTCTGCTTTTATTTCAACTGCAATCGGCACGTCCATGGGAGTTGTTGCGCTAATGGTACCAATCGCCGTTAACCTGGCAAAAAGTGGAGCTTTTGGTCTTGAAATAGGAACTGCAACTGTGGTTGGGGGGGCCGTATTCGGTGACAACCTATCAATGATATCCGACACCACTATTGCCTCTGTTTCTTCACAAGGAGCTGCAATAAAGGATAAACTTAAAGTGAACTCTAAAGTAGCGTTTATTGCCAGCATTATAACGCTTGTCTATCTGGCAGTAACTACAGATAGTACAAAAATTGTTACTATCTCAAACTTAGATTATTTATCGATAATAAAAGTTATCCCTTACATTTCTCTAATAATCATGGGTCTGCTTGAAGTTTCTACTTTAGTAACACTAACTGTAAACATAATTATTGCTGGCGTGCTAGGAACAGTCTTTTTTGACTATGCTATCATTCAATTTCCTCATGACATATATAATGGTTTTAAGAAAGTAAACGAGATAGTAATATTTGCTCTATTTATCGGCGGATTGAGCCATATAATGTACAAACAAGGTCAGAAAGCATTGCATAAACTCATCGATAAAAGTGATATTACAAAGACAAAAACTGAATTTGTGATAGCAGGAATAGCATCTATGTTTACCGTCCTGGTTGCCAATAATACCATTGCCATTTTACTAAGTGGTGGCATTGCAAAAAGGCTTGCACAAAAACACAATATTGCACCACACCGCAGTGCATACTTATTAGATGTTTTTGCTTGTGCTACAAAAGGCATCTTGCCTTATGGTTCTCAGCTACTGCTAGCAGGTAGCATAGCCTCTATATCACCTATTTCTTTATTAACACAGGTGTATTACTGCTTTATTTTAGCGGCAGTTACAATAGGTGAAATAATCATCAACAGTAGACATTATAGGGCTGCAACCTAA
- a CDS encoding Bifunctional protein FolD protein: protein MAIIIDGKEIASDLCKKLSQKIDILKKKHNIFPCLKVVLVGSNPASQVYVRNKQKKAESIGISSETIVLPDNISEDELIAKINELNADPSVHGILVQLPLPSHIKTSRVINTVSVEKDVDGFHDENVGRLIKGEKNCLIPCTPKGSLHLIKLVESNLSGKNAVVIGRSNIVGKPMFHLLLQENCTVTILHSQSRDLAEYCSKADIVVAAVGKPNFVQKDWIKKGAIVIDVGINSMNVGGQTKLVGDVDFDGVKEKVKAITPVPGGVGPMTIAFLMINTVIAACLQKKVDASDFMGQDL from the coding sequence GTGGCAATTATCATTGATGGCAAGGAAATAGCAAGTGACCTGTGCAAGAAGTTATCACAAAAAATCGATATTTTAAAGAAGAAGCACAACATTTTTCCTTGTCTTAAAGTAGTTCTTGTGGGCAGCAATCCAGCAAGTCAAGTCTATGTCCGTAACAAACAAAAAAAAGCAGAATCAATAGGCATAAGTTCTGAAACTATTGTTTTACCTGATAATATTTCAGAAGATGAATTAATTGCAAAAATTAATGAGTTAAATGCAGATCCGTCTGTGCATGGCATTTTAGTACAATTGCCTTTACCAAGCCATATTAAAACGAGCAGAGTAATTAACACAGTAAGCGTTGAAAAAGATGTGGATGGCTTCCATGATGAAAATGTTGGCCGATTAATTAAAGGTGAAAAAAATTGCCTTATACCTTGTACTCCTAAAGGTTCTTTGCATTTAATTAAATTGGTTGAAAGTAATCTTTCAGGTAAAAATGCAGTTGTGATTGGCAGATCAAACATCGTGGGTAAACCGATGTTTCACCTGTTGTTACAAGAAAACTGCACTGTTACCATTTTGCATTCACAAAGCAGGGATTTAGCTGAATATTGCTCTAAGGCGGATATAGTAGTTGCAGCGGTTGGAAAGCCAAATTTTGTCCAAAAAGACTGGATAAAGAAAGGGGCAATAGTGATTGACGTTGGCATAAATAGTATGAATGTAGGAGGGCAAACAAAGCTTGTAGGTGATGTTGACTTCGATGGAGTAAAAGAAAAAGTCAAAGCTATTACGCCAGTGCCAGGGGGCGTTGGTCCAATGACCATTGCGTTTTTGATGATAAACACTGTTATTGCTGCTTGTTTGCAGAAGAAAGTTGATGCTTCTGATTTCATGGGCCAAGATCTATAG
- a CDS encoding Peptidoglycan-N-acetylglucosamine deacetylase has protein sequence MKGTKMAGLKGWLITIFLLLYSTTVFCGGCNFNLPYRGLSCNLDLSYRSLSDMKKLLSNSDKFVALTFDDGPSNNRINDIISVLESYKAKATFFLLGERINKKTSEIAKRIYNAGHELGNHSWSHRKLTSLSSEEQLQELERTSTAIKNATEQDIKWFRPPYGCHDDNLIENTNRLNMYSILWTVDSLDWQGDKPEILVERVISNVYNGAVILFHDHDNKSNTVEALPQIIKILKKSGYELVTLSEWEERVCSVVMPIPTTQKADRQQ, from the coding sequence ATGAAAGGTACGAAAATGGCAGGGCTGAAAGGATGGCTAATAACAATTTTTCTTTTGCTATACTCAACCACAGTTTTCTGTGGTGGTTGTAACTTTAATTTACCATATCGTGGGCTCAGTTGTAATTTAGATCTATCGTACAGAAGTTTAAGTGATATGAAGAAATTGCTGAGTAACAGTGATAAATTTGTTGCGCTCACATTTGATGATGGACCATCTAACAATAGAATAAACGATATTATCAGTGTTTTAGAAAGCTATAAAGCAAAAGCGACATTTTTTCTTCTTGGTGAACGTATAAATAAAAAAACGTCTGAGATAGCAAAGAGAATCTATAATGCAGGTCATGAGCTGGGCAATCACTCTTGGTCGCATAGAAAGTTGACATCGCTTTCAAGTGAAGAACAATTGCAAGAGCTGGAGAGGACAAGTACGGCAATTAAAAATGCAACAGAGCAAGATATAAAATGGTTTCGCCCACCATATGGATGTCATGATGATAATTTGATTGAAAACACTAATCGATTGAATATGTATTCGATATTATGGACAGTCGACTCTCTAGATTGGCAAGGTGATAAACCAGAGATCTTAGTTGAAAGAGTTATAAGTAACGTATACAACGGAGCAGTTATACTGTTCCATGACCACGATAACAAATCAAATACAGTTGAAGCTTTACCTCAGATTATTAAGATACTAAAAAAGTCGGGTTATGAGCTTGTTACCCTAAGTGAGTGGGAGGAAAGGGTTTGCAGTGTAGTTATGCCAATTCCCACCACACAGAAAGCGGACAGACAACAGTGA